One Branchiostoma floridae strain S238N-H82 unplaced genomic scaffold, Bfl_VNyyK Sc7u5tJ_1560, whole genome shotgun sequence genomic region harbors:
- the LOC118408205 gene encoding gastrula zinc finger protein XlCGF57.1-like — MNERGSEVAMDELPTAHPGDETSSSEKLDMERQQNKEGDIPCEERGGVESDHPPAQGGTEQTDRHAVEKRFACTDCGYRTDRKYLLKSHMRKHTGEKPYKCDRCDYSAAWKDNLDLHMSTHTGEKRYMCGECGYRTADRSHLSRHMRRHTGDKPYKKYKCDQCDYSAASKGELDRHMTTHTKPFMCGECGYRSADRSVLTKHMRMHTGEKPYKCDQCDYSAAQRSHLKYHMAQHTGEKPFKCGECEYRTAMKSHLSEHMRRHKGEKPYKCDQCDYSGASKSNLDQHMAIHAEDKRYVCGECGFRTAAKSSLKVHMKTHTCVKPYRCDQCDYSAARKRSLDRHMAKHTGEKPYICGECGFMTVASSSLTTHMRTHTGEKPYKCDRCDHSSAKKCNLDVHIRTHTGEKPYVCDECEYRTAVKSHLSEHMRRHTGVKPYKCDQCDYYAATKGHLDVHINTHTKPYMSGECGYRASLWSSLSQHMKTHTGEQMYKCDQCDYSALWKGNLDQHMATHTVDKPDMC; from the coding sequence ATGAATGAAAGGGGCAGTGAGGTTGCTATGGACGAACTGCCAACTGCACACCCTGGAGACGAGACAAGCAGCAGCGAGAAATTAGACATGGAAAGGCAGCAGAACAAGGAAGGGGACATTCCATGCGAGGAAAGGGGTGGAGTAGAATCCGACCATCCTCCCGCACAGGGTGGAACAGAGCAGACGGACAGGCATGCTGTTGAGAAACGTTTTGCGTGTACAGATTGTGGCTATAGGACGGACAGAAAGTATCTACTAAAAAGTCACATGAGAaagcatacaggtgagaaaccctataaatgtgaccggTGCGACTATTCGGCTGCATGGAAAGACAATTTGGATCTACACATGTCTAcgcacaccggagaaaaacgctacatgtgtggagagtgcgggtacaggacggctgacaggtctcacctatccagacatatgagaagacATACAGGTGACAAACCCTATAAAAAGtataagtgtgaccaatgcgatTATTCTGCTGCATCAAAGGGCGAgttagaccgacacatgacgACACACacaaaacccttcatgtgtggagagtgcggatacaggtcGGCCGACAGGTCTGTGTTAACCAAACACATGAGAATGCATACGGGCGAaaaaccttataagtgtgaccagtgtgactattctgctgcacaaagaAGTCATTTAAAGTATCACATGGCTCAACACACTggcgaaaaacccttcaagtgtggaGAGTGCGAATACAGGACTGCTATGAAGTCTCACCTATCGGAACATATGAGAAGACACAagggcgagaaaccctacaaatgtgaccagtgcgattatTCTGGCGCCTCAAAAAGCAACCTAGATCAGCACATGGCTATACACGCCGAAGACAAACGGTAcgtgtgtggagagtgcggattcaGGACGGCTGCAAAGTCTTCGTTAAAGGTACATATGAAAACGCATACATGTgtgaaaccttacaggtgtgaccagtgtgactattctgctgcaaggaaaagaagtttagaccgacacatggctaaacacaccggagaaaaaccctacatctgtggagagtgcggattcaTGACGGTTGCCAGCTCTTCCTTAACCacacatatgagaacacacacgggcgagaaaccctacaaatgtgaccgaTGCGATCATTCTTCTGCAAAGAAATGCAATTTAGACGTGCACATTAGAacacacaccggagaaaaaccctacgtGTGTGATGAGTGCGAATACAGGACTGCTGTCAAATCTCACCTATCGGAACATATGAGaagacatacaggtgtgaaaccttataaatgtgaccagtgcgactattatGCTGCAACGAAAGGCCATTTAGACGTACACAttaatacacacacaaaacccTACATGTCTGGAGAGTGTGGATATCGTGCGTCCTTATGGTCTAGCCTCTCGCAACATATGAAAACGCATACTGGTGAGCAAATgtataaatgtgaccaatgtgactattctgctttATGGAAGGGCAATTTAGACCAGCACATGGCTACACACACCGTAGATAAACCCGACATGTGTTGA
- the LOC118408234 gene encoding zinc finger protein 525-like, whose product MAKRRRETAVDNLLTVHPGDEASSSAKFETGKQQDTEGDIPCEEKCGVESDNPLTQGETEQTDRPVVKRDVLKRFACTECGYRGAKKDNLIRHTRTHTGEKPFKCDQCDYTAAQKSTLDLHLNKHTGEKPFLCGQCGYRTARRSHLSEHMRRHSGEKPYKCDQCDYSASRKGYLDKHMLRHTGEKPYMCGECGFRTPDRSSLTRHMRRHSGVKPYKCDQCDYSAAQKFALYRHMAKHTGENPFICGKCGYKTNILSSLTRHMRTHTGEKPYKCDQCDFSATRKRDLNNHLAKHTSQ is encoded by the coding sequence ATGGCCAAGAGAAGAAGGGAGACTGCTGTGGACAATCTGTTAACTGTACACCCTGGGGACGAGGCAAGCAGCAGCGCGAAATTTGAGACGGGAAAGCAACAGGACACCGAAGGGGACATTCCATGCGAGGAAAAGTGCGGAGTAGAATCTGACAATCCTCTAACACAGGGTGAAACAGAACAAACGGACAGGCCTGTGGTAAAACGTGATGTGCTTAAACGCTTTGCGTGTACGGAGTGTGGCTATAGGGGAGCCAAAAAGGACAACTTAAtaagacacacaagaacacatacaggcgagaaaccctttaaatgtgaccagtgtgactatacTGCCGCTCAGAAAAGTACTTTAGACCTTCACCTTaataaacacaccggagaaaagccATTTTTGTGTGGacagtgtggatacaggactgctAGAAGGTCTCACCTATCCGAACATATGAGGAGACATTcaggtgaaaagccctataaatgtgaccagtgcgactattctgcttcacGTAAAGGTTATCTAGATAAACACATGCTTagacacaccggcgaaaaaccctacatgtgtggggagtgcggattcAGGACCCCTGACAGGTCTTCCTtaaccagacatatgagaagacattcaggtgtgaaaccttataagtgtgaccagtgcgactattccgcTGCACAGAAATTTGCCCTGTACAGACACATGGCTAAGCACACTGGAGAAAACCCCTTTATTTGTGGAAAGTGCGGATACAAGACGAATATCCTATCTAGCTTAActagacatatgagaacacatacaggcgagaaaccatataagtgtgaccaatgcgactTTTCTGCTACAAGGAAAAGGGATCTAAACAACCACTTGGCCAAACACACTTCCCAATGA